Below is a genomic region from Osmia bicornis bicornis chromosome 3, iOsmBic2.1, whole genome shotgun sequence.
ATGATATTCAATGCCTTCAAAGTctagaaattttaatactttcaAATAACTTATTAAAACGTATTCCTGCCAGTATAGCAAATTTACGTAAACTTAGAGTTTTGGATCTTGAAGAGAATAAAATTGAGTCTTTACCTAATGAAATTGGTTTCCTAAGagatttgcaaaaattaattttgcaatcaAATCAGGTAACTTCTTTACCTAGAGCAATTGGtcatttaacaaatttaactTATTTGAGTGTAGGGGAAAATAACCTGAACTACTTACCAGAGGAAATTGGTACATTAGAAAATTTAGATTCACTTTATGTAAATGATAATGCAAACTTACACAATTTACCATTTGAATTAGCTCTATGCACAAATCTCAGTATTATGTCAATTGAAAATTGTCCACTTTCTCAAATACCACCAGAAATTGTTGCGGGTGGTCCTTCTTTAGTAATTCAGTTTTTAAAAATGCAAGGACCTTATCGATCCATGTAACAAAATTAGAAAGTTATCTCTTGTATTGACTTAGATGTCGATTCTTAATGAGAGTGatacagaaataaataatatttgatacaaatatttattaacttaAATTCTCACTGTAATGATCTCAcatcaatataaaatatatgaatattatcaatataatgtatgaaaatgtgcatatatttatattctcataaattgaataatgaataatcaTATATCTGCGATACATTTTCAACATGAGGAAAGAAACATATGTATAGATATATTATGAAATTGGTGCTGAGTTGAAAATATGCACAGCAAATAGTAGAACTACAAGAGAGTGGAATTATAATAAGATATTTTAGATACAGTAAAGACATAAATTAtactgaaattttattaatatggtatacatatatacatatacatacacataGTTTATAATACTTTACCcatcaacatttttttatgtatattttttagtaatatataatgtaatgtaatatattttaatttgcatCTAATGTGCTTTGTTactattttacattatgatatgtattctaattataatttcaaaaattaatatctagCATTTAGATATGCCATAACAAACTTATTAAGTTTACAGGTTTAATACACACAGTTACCTGAAAATACTATTCTTAGgtacataattattattttaacaattgTCTTAGTTACAAAAGAGTGAGATAACATTATCAATTAGagaaagtataaaattaaGAATCGGCATCCATACCTTTATATTTTAGTTATTACTGTTTGTTGCTATATAAAGAAAATCTTTTGGTGacaaaattacaataataataagcTATATTATAGTATAAAGCTTGTGTATAATTAGTTACTTTATGTTATATCAGGTTATCAGTTGTAGAAAGAGCTTCAgttataagtaattaaaaaaaaattgctcttccaaaatacaaaatctagttatgtatataatttaacaaactATAATGAATggtgtattatttttttatttctaagactaaatataaacaaatttaattataaaatcatGTATCATGAGGAAATCATATATGATAATAGtcctattttttattaatcttaATTTCTACTTTTGCATCTGTTAAATTAGTTGCAATATTCTGTAACGGTTATAAGATATATTTAATTGTGTACTTTTACAAAACAGTTAAACATTTAATAGTACTTGGttttaatgatttaataaattataattgtaacaaGTAGAGCAATTAAAATCTTTAATTGAATCACTAGTGTGCTCTCATCAGATAAAGAGCTGCCaaacataaatataatattatctAGTTTTAGTATTGTATAAGATTAATTTTTGTTAAGTTCCATGAATGGTAGCTTCTAGTGTAACAAAAAGGATATATTTTATTGACAGTAAAGTTCTTATATTAATTGTGCACATATAAAAAGTATTAGTATCAGTAATAATATAATAGCTTTGAATGTCTCTGTGtcaatcatattatttttaatcatgtacatatttataaatgtgTATCTGTATACACGTTTTATAAGGAATTCATGATTGTACTAGTTGATTAGATTTTATTTATAGCCAAGGAcatattgattttttaaacatattaTACATTCTTGCACGTGGACACCCTAATGAAATATTGATATCCCATCCTTTCtatttagaaaataacatAATACTAAAGATttcgtttataaattttttattatgcaaTGGCTGTgcaatatatatacatatatataatatttagcACAACTTTACTTACAGTAATTACTTCAAAACATTATATTGATACATTATAAGTTATCAAACAtattaatcatttaattaatgtTATTTGCATACACTAGAAGCACTATTCCTTGTATCTGTTACAGATTAAAAAACAATGATAAGCATTAACAAATATATGCATGCATAGACAAATTACACTGATGTTCAGGAATTCTGTTTCAATTTCtagataatatttattatgtaaagatatgaaatgattaattttacaatattgaCAACAAAACGTGGAActtaacaaattttcaattacaattaagaaaaaatatattttataatcattcaccaatatatgtaaatgtataatttatcaTGTGTCTACAATTTTTCTATACTAATTATGTTCCAGGTATAAGAATATTgtgtaattatattaaacttgtctttcaaatatttacaaattgtctattaaataataaagacCGATAATAACGTTACACAAGTAAGATTTCTCTTGAATTCATGCTACATGTTTTTCTTcattgtataataaattttgtacatgaaattgataatgaaaattttatgcaGTTAAATGCTCTCAGGTCGTTTCAAATCGAAATAATCAGTGTCAATTTATAAAGATCATGCCAAGATGATTGTGCttgtattttctattttcttatttgaagtaatataatgatagccatgtgtataatttattaaccATACAACATTTATTCTTTCTACtaaaaatatgtacaaaatGTTATAATTGAGATATCATTTTGTTTCACTAATGTACGTATATTTCATACATTTCGAAGTATTACATTTGAGAATATATACAAAGTTGCCAAAAGGGAATGCTACAATTACAATTGTTGTGATAAACTGTTCAACAGTTTTAAAATACATAAGTGACATATTATGATATGATTGAAAGATGATTAAATTtataggaaaattaaaaattgattactGTTCTCAAATTATAATCTTGTTCAACAGTCTATCAAGCGATATTACGTAATATATAATTTcgaaattataatattaatataattcagTGTATATGACTATATGGGATGCTGTATATTTctaaatacatatatgaatatactacaaatatttttggaatttcttatttcatttttaattatattcattgttaaaatgaatttacgaaacataaaaaaatgaattacctttataaatacatatatgcaGTAtgattgtatttttaattatcctaGGATTTTTGATGTTTTAAAGAAATAACACTTTGTTTTTTCATAATGAATTTGCCAAATCTTACAATACTATTATCTTTGGAACCCTGCAATTTGAAATACAATAGAGAATACAATCTTTATActgttaaaataattttaagaacAAAACATACattgttattattgttattattgttattattattattattattgtatccTACTTTAGACCTTTCAATTACTGTATTTGAAATAGTTGTCATTTTTTTTCCAACAAATATACCAGTATGAAAAGTAGactttttgaataatttttttgcaCTTATAAATTCTTTATTCATACATTTATTTGGCACTTTGTGTGCAGATATGTTGGATATATTCAGTAAATTTTCTGAAGTGTTTATTAATCTAAAACAAATATACATGAAGAATGATTATCTTAATAAaagataatataaataataacatttaTATAATACCTTAGAACTTCTAATATTTcttctgtaaataattttaaattattcaaagtaAATTTACATTTCTCTATATCCTGCTCagtatttttattgcaaataaatgttatttcattatttataacatcaatttcatattttagtTTTGCAAGTATGGTTTCCTTTTGTATATCAGtttcttttacattttcattaaGTATACtgctatatttacatttatgATTTTTATCACTTTCCATAATATCAGGATATTgattaaaaaatgcaaaattatgTTCTAAAGAAAAATTCCACATTTCATTACAAAACTTATCTTCTGTATCCCAAACattataatttacattatcCTAAAGAACAGAGAACAtgtttatatatgtaataaagtaaaatatatcttttaaacaTCAAAGGATATACAATCTATAGCTCTaatctgttaaaattttacCAATTCCTCATATTTTTCCTTTAGCATTCTTTTTTTGTGTTGAAGTATGCTAtcttttgtatttaaaatatttttcataactTTCAGTTCTacattcttatttttatattcgcTTAAACgtaaataatgttttttaCAATCCGAAGAAGTCATgattttttaacaattattaaattgttacaattataaataacGATTTATTTAATGTACTTTGAAGAGattcgtattttttttttttgctttgtAGTGACATATATATGACTCTTCATTGGTGGTTTCCGTTGAAACATATTTTGAATAACCTACCGTATATCTTCAAATGCAATTGCGTTTTGTGTTATGGCGTGTTGGAAGCTTACCCAGTAAAATAACCTTCTTATTCCATGTAAATAAACTTAatgtaaaatttgtttattttcaaatataagtCATTTATTGAAGACAAATTTTAAAGTATGAATATAAGTATAACATGAGTTCAAACGGTTTGaaagtgttaaaaaaaaagtgagTATAAAATTTGAGTATGTTTTATACAAGCTTTTTAcattaaacattttaataacTTATAATCTATTCTTCACAAAACTGTAAACAAaacataataattatattataacatGTATCTATAACTGATTTTCGAGTTTTGATCTTACATATTCTTTTTAGTAATCCATATCCACAGGGTATGCGATGTCAGAAATGTCTAGAAATGGGTCATTGGAGTTATGAATGTAAGggcaaaagaaaatatttacacAGATCTTCACGCACTTCTCAGTTGAAAAAGGCTTTAAAAAAGCAGGAAGAATCTAATGGGTAAATTCATAATGaatgattaataatattttgaaaatgttaatgtgtataattacaaatttttacagTGAAGAGCAAAAGAAAGACGTAAAGAAGAGCCGCTtacagaaaaaaatgaaaaaagaatctaGCAGTTCCAGTGATACAAATTCTAGTGCTGACAGTAGTAGTTCTAGTAGCAGTAATGATAGCAGCAGTAATAGTTCATCATCAGATAGTGAATCAGACTCTAGTGATAGTGTCTCGAGCAGTAGCACtggtagtagtagtagtagtaacagcagtagtagtagtaatcattctaaaaagaaataatatttatgcTACATATATAAGTAATACAATGTTTTAACtatacaaatatattttttgtttattctgtaaaataacagttttatattttcacaAACATATTctctttgaataattttagaTAAGATACAAAAACCTTATAATATAGTACacatcaattttttaaatatttatgaactAATTTACTGATATACTATAAATATATGTACGatattttttgtataaaattgaaGTAACTGAAGtacttaaatataaaatacattttaaataataatttatatgatGCGCGTTGTAATACAATTTTGTTACTTATAATACCAATAACCTGTTAGTATATTTAGGCACAACTGAAGaaataagaattttttaagaatttttttataacgcaagtatttattacaaaattgaaaatattaaatatagatattaaaaataataaaatattaatttttattacactaTTACGTCAATGTATAATTTACTGTAAAAATTATGTCTGTATATCATGATGTAAATAAAGTTGTAACttaattcattttatcttTGATATAATGTGTTGTTTCATTAGTCATCAATACTTTCAGGAAGTGTTTGTATTATTACTTTCCTCTTTGAGTCATAAACAAAGTTATTTGTTctgaaaatatcattttcataaaatgGCTGGAGATTGTATATATCGATTTGTTTAGcctaaaaagaaaagatgatATAGTAAAATTGATTTCGTACATTTATAATGGATTAAAGTATATTATACATACTCGATCCAATAGATCTTTTTCTGAGATTTCTATACTTGTAATACGACCTCCATGTAAAGCTTTTTGAAATGCTAAAGTGTCTAATGTAATCTGTCTGAGTATGTAATATAAAAGTTCACTGTGATCTTTTTGATATGATAAATATTTCTGGAATGtctaaaaaaggaaaatatttataactaTAGTTTCAATCATCATGTAtgtaattattctaattaaaatactTACCTGGCGCATACTTTTCATTACTGAATATTTTTGAGTCTCAACAAAGCTATCAAGCATCATTCTAATGGCAAGATTAACATCACTTTCTTGAACATGGTCACGTAGATGCATTTTAGCACTTGCTTCGGCCATACGTATAATACATTCTATGTGTCGCACAGTAATTGGTAAACTTCCAGTGGcctacaaattaattaaatcaaataactctgcaattaaaaatatttataatctgTATATTTCTAACTCACCAAACTTTCTTGCCTTAACTGGCTGTACAATTTTGCTACTTTATCTTGATCCATATTTGTTAATTTGGGATGAACATTTTGTCTTGCGtaaactatatatttttttaaaaggtCTTGTGGAATAGATATATCATTCGTATTCTCTTCTGTAGATATTACTTTTCCTGCATTTGTTGGATGATGTCTAATGTGAGAGTTTACAACAAACTTAGCTAAATGCCTATCTTGCATAGGATCTATTTCGTCTTTTACAACACACAGGATATCAAAACGAGACAAAATAGGTTCTGATAAATCTACCTaaataaggaaataaatgaatgttgTTTATTGTAATCTCTATTTACTATGTCAATATCTAAGTTTTCACTTGGAAAGATTTTCTTACGTTTTCTGAAAATGTCATACTCGCATCGTATCTCCCTCCAATAGGATTAGATGCAGCTATTATCGAGCACCTAGCATGAAGTGATGTAACAATTCCTGCTTTTGAAATGGATATACTTTGTTGTTCCATAGCTTCATGGATAGATGTTCTATCTTGATCATTCATCTGAAAGTACAGTAATGTTTGTATTTCGTTATAAACGTTTAATAAGAAGATATTTTTACCTTATCGAATTCATCAATCAGACAAACTCCATGATCTGCGAGTACTAATGCACCAGCTTCTAAAGTCCACTCTCGAGTTGCTGGTGACTTTCTCACAAAAGCAGTCAACCCAACAGCTGAGGCTCCTTGGCCAGTGGTAAATACTGCTCTCGGTGCAATTTTTTCtacatatttcaaaaattgtgATTTAGCAGTTCCTGGGTCCCCACAAAGTAACACATTGATATCGCCTCTTACTTTATGTTTCTCTCCtatatatttaattgtaatatttttgttaaattatatttataaacaaaatatgtaataaaaacaatattaaacAAAGAAAATACCGGGATTCTTTGATTCTCCGCCAAATATTGATAATGCCAAAGCTCTTTTTGTATATTCATGTCCATAAATTGAAGGCGCAATACTTGCAACAATACGATCGGCAATTCGATGATCTCTACTTAAACCAATAATGCTAGCAATGTCCTCCTCAGTCAAAGATTCTACAATTTCTTTTGAGTCTTTCACTTGTAGATGATTAGCTAGAAGAACTGTTGCAAATACTGGGAATCCCTAATATATGAAAACAATATGATTAATTGGTATAAAGTTTGTTAATAAATCGTATTATTAATATGATTTTTACTTGTTCCGTATTTAAAGAACCATCATAACTATTTGTATAAACGGCTGTAACGTCTACTTCATCTCCAGGCTTACAACGATCACACAGATCTGACAAAAGAATACATTCTTTACTTCTAGGTATTCTTCCTGCAGGAATTTTACCCGGCGATTCCTGGATGGTAACTTTTTGATAATTTCTATATATCGTTTGTTCCATATTAatctgtaattaatattaacgtATTTGTAAGATGCacattttattcataaataaaacgatTTCAATATTTAAGCTTACCATAAAAGGCCCAACACTTTGACATTGAGGACAGGATCCTGGCTTAACTTCGGTATTTTGATTTTGTACAAAAGGACCAAGTACATATTCACACTTTGTACAATCGTATTTTACAACAGATAATTGTGGCAATACTCCTGTAGTTGCAGTTACAACTCCTAAAGTACGTACTAACTGATTTAAATGAAGTTTCCTACAGATATAGTAAATTATATCATTATCTTTTTTAATAcacttttaataatatacttttGTCTTTTACCTAAATGTTCGAATTTCTTCTATTAAAGGCAATTCTGATATCCTAACATGAATTTCGCTTGTAACTCTTTCATAACTTGGAAAAATAGTTAGTACTAGTTCCTTTGCTACTTCATCAAATATTTCCAACATTTGAAATGGGGCTTCTGGTAAAAAATAAGCTAACACGTGTTCTTTACTGGCAAGAATAGGAAACTCCACAACAAAACTAgactattaataaaaaatagaatatatgttttaaatctaaatattattattactaattgATAGCAAAAAGGCAGTACCTGATTACTCTCACACATATGACGAATTCGttctttatacatatattgtccCTTAGAATTGGTATGTGTACGTAAAAAACTTTTAAAACGATTCGAAATTTCCGTTCGCGGTCCTAACATGGATACCCACTCTTTAACTGAATGACCTTTAGTATCTTCTAAGTTCTCAATAGACTCAATCATCTAAAATAAAGTAGTAAGCACTAATATATAATACAACAAGAGAGGATatagtacaaaataaaaagccAAAAGAGATACTTGCTTCTGCATCATCAATTTCACCTGTTGCTGCTTTTTCAGCCATACGTCGTTTACGTGCATGTACATCTTCGTCATCACTTTCATCTTAAATATATAAACatctatattatattacattcttttgaaatatattaaacatGTTCTTAAAATAATATGTACCATAAAGTAAATATCTGTCATCTCTGATAATGCCAGCTGCTCTATCTCTTTTACGCATAACAGCTTCAGCAGCTACACGTTCTCCTTGAGACAATTCTGAGTACTCTTCATCATCTGCAGCATCTGGATCATATCTATCTAATGCTGGCATAGGACGATAATcactaaaatattaaaataagattattattaaatatattcaactTCTTTATAATCATAATTAAATACACAAGAGATTTTACTCTTCCATGTTATCTCCAAATAGCTCTTctccttcctcctcttcttgaGGAACATCATTATCAGCATCAAGTAAATCAGCTTCATCTTCAAATGGTTCATCTATTTCTGGTGCAGGAGATGTCATTGCTTCTGCATGTCTTTCAGAACGTACCGGAGAACTAGAatcctatattatttaaaaaatagaatataaaatttaataatacatttatGTAACATATTATAGGCTTTACAAAACATTGAACTAAAAGAACTTTTATTACAAAGCACATGTATAACACTTTAaagaaattcataattttagACACTTAAATGTCTATTATCTTACCATTTTGTTAAGGAATAGTGAAAATTAAGgtagtaaaagaaaaatgtaaattataaaGTGTTACAAATGACAAATAACACTTGTTGCTATTACTTTGCTGTGCCACAAAAAAGAACTGGCGGGAATTTATCTTAAATTAGAGCTATTTTCAGGCAGGCCAACAATCATTTTGCTTCTTACTAAATAACTATAACTGACCAATGTCAGGACATCTGTACAAGAATAAAAGGGAAACTAAATTTGTATTGGTTATTCAgtaagatttttttttaataaatataatatacaatttattcagaattttaTAACAGAAAATATACACTGTACACTAAGGTTAAACAGGTTAAATAAGTAAAACATActaatttttaacttttattCACAGATTTTGGACAATAAGCATGCTTTAAAAAGTACAAGGATTGTAATTTATCTAATACAGAAGTAATTTCAGCTTGTAAATTTGCTGCTCTTACAGCAAGATACAGAGATTCTTGAAAACGTTTTTGAGCAATTCGTAAGCTTTGAGGGACCAGCACACCAAACCACTTTATGGGATCTTGAATGTCATCTCCTTCTTTGTCTGTTTTTTTCAAGCTTATGTCAAAATTTGGAATTATCTTGCCAGTTTCTTCAgttaattttgtttctaattCGAATAATGTGGCTACCTTTTCATCATCAGCAGGAActtgtaatatacttatacttTCTTTGCCACGTATATACTTAGCTTTAGCTAATTCAATGTAACCATCGCGTAATATATTTTCCATTTGAACATTAGTCTTAACTTTTTCTTCCATTAGCTCTAGGTTACGCAGTAAGTTTTCATCAATTGCTTTACATATATCATCTATGCTTTCATGCATTTTGTATCAATATAATCACGACTATTatctaaaatttatatacatataaaatttaagttttttatatatttttcgttgtcactttataaattaattcaaatatttaatttaacttttatctaaaaaaaaataggcaGATGCATCTTTGTATACATACCTGgtgttataaattatttca
It encodes:
- the LOC114876733 gene encoding AN1-type zinc finger and UBX domain-containing protein DDB_G0268260-like gives rise to the protein MTSSDCKKHYLRLSEYKNKNVELKVMKNILNTKDSILQHKKRMLKEKYEELDNVNYNVWDTEDKFCNEMWNFSLEHNFAFFNQYPDIMESDKNHKCKYSSILNENVKETDIQKETILAKLKYEIDVINNEITFICNKNTEQDIEKCKFTLNNLKLFTEEILEVLRLINTSENLLNISNISAHKVPNKCMNKEFISAKKLFKKSTFHTGIFVGKKMTTISNTVIERSKVGYNNNNNNNNNNNNNNGSKDNSIVRFGKFIMKKQSVISLKHQKS
- the LOC114876745 gene encoding zinc finger CCHC domain-containing protein 10-like, translated to MSSNGLKVLKKNNPYPQGMRCQKCLEMGHWSYECKGKRKYLHRSSRTSQLKKALKKQEESNGEEQKKDVKKSRLQKKMKKESSSSSDTNSSADSSSSSSSNDSSSNSSSSDSESDSSDSVSSSSTGSSSSSNSSSSSNHSKKK
- the LOC114876737 gene encoding DNA replication licensing factor Mcm2; translation: MDSSSPVRSERHAEAMTSPAPEIDEPFEDEADLLDADNDVPQEEEEGEELFGDNMEDDYRPMPALDRYDPDAADDEEYSELSQGERVAAEAVMRKRDRAAGIIRDDRYLLYDESDDEDVHARKRRMAEKAATGEIDDAEMIESIENLEDTKGHSVKEWVSMLGPRTEISNRFKSFLRTHTNSKGQYMYKERIRHMCESNQSSFVVEFPILASKEHVLAYFLPEAPFQMLEIFDEVAKELVLTIFPSYERVTSEIHVRISELPLIEEIRTFRKLHLNQLVRTLGVVTATTGVLPQLSVVKYDCTKCEYVLGPFVQNQNTEVKPGSCPQCQSVGPFMINMEQTIYRNYQKVTIQESPGKIPAGRIPRSKECILLSDLCDRCKPGDEVDVTAVYTNSYDGSLNTEQGFPVFATVLLANHLQVKDSKEIVESLTEEDIASIIGLSRDHRIADRIVASIAPSIYGHEYTKRALALSIFGGESKNPGEKHKVRGDINVLLCGDPGTAKSQFLKYVEKIAPRAVFTTGQGASAVGLTAFVRKSPATREWTLEAGALVLADHGVCLIDEFDKMNDQDRTSIHEAMEQQSISISKAGIVTSLHARCSIIAASNPIGGRYDASMTFSENVDLSEPILSRFDILCVVKDEIDPMQDRHLAKFVVNSHIRHHPTNAGKVISTEENTNDISIPQDLLKKYIVYARQNVHPKLTNMDQDKVAKLYSQLRQESLATGSLPITVRHIECIIRMAEASAKMHLRDHVQESDVNLAIRMMLDSFVETQKYSVMKSMRQTFQKYLSYQKDHSELLYYILRQITLDTLAFQKALHGGRITSIEISEKDLLDRAKQIDIYNLQPFYENDIFRTNNFVYDSKRKVIIQTLPESIDD
- the LOC114876744 gene encoding coiled-coil domain-containing protein 115-like, whose translation is MHESIDDICKAIDENLLRNLELMEEKVKTNVQMENILRDGYIELAKAKYIRGKESISILQVPADDEKVATLFELETKLTEETGKIIPNFDISLKKTDKEGDDIQDPIKWFGVLVPQSLRIAQKRFQESLYLAVRAANLQAEITSVLDKLQSLYFLKHAYCPKSVNKS